A genomic stretch from Erwinia sp. E_sp_B01_1 includes:
- a CDS encoding AAA family ATPase, whose product MAVIRHISIQNFRAIRQAEWFPGPGLNCLIGPGDSGKSTLVDAIDLVLGARRSFTFSDADFHLMNSAIPVCISVTLGQLDDGLRNLETYGRYLRGFNSETKEIHDEPQGGDETVLTLRMVVGADLEPDWCLFSERATAEGLEKRLLWKHREQLSPTRLGATSHHHLAWGNRSVLNKLSAEDFDISSTLAELSRQTRHNFAARQLPQLDNILTEVRTIANELGVQVGELKALLDVNGVSLSNSAISLHNSDNTPLRMLGTGSTRLLVSGLQKAVGSPGIILVDEAEYGLEPYRISRLLHQLGSRDDEPASQVFITTHSPYVLRELKATQLCVLRKLEQPAPEPSHNFLTLSGDDQEQATLRACAEAFFSKAVIVGEGGTEVGFIRGLDLSRQCRRRTGFQDQGAFATDGGGGDNYFKRAEVFAQLGYRTALLKDSDITTPAHRQQTEHCRASGVTIFEWGNDFSTEGALLAWCPAETIRDIVLLAAALNSQQQVDQHIQNCSQGAYNFDTCTGEPTEEMRTPVAHAAGKYGWFKTIGKAEDLAENIVGPVINQFSLPFKTIIRDLLAWAAENGDPR is encoded by the coding sequence ATGGCTGTTATCCGCCACATCAGCATTCAAAATTTTCGCGCCATACGGCAGGCTGAATGGTTTCCTGGTCCAGGACTGAACTGCCTGATTGGCCCCGGAGATTCTGGAAAATCGACCCTCGTTGACGCTATTGACTTGGTGCTCGGAGCGCGAAGATCGTTCACATTCAGTGATGCCGATTTTCATCTCATGAATTCGGCCATACCAGTCTGCATCAGTGTAACTCTCGGACAGCTTGATGACGGACTTCGGAATCTCGAGACCTATGGGCGTTATCTTCGTGGCTTCAACAGCGAAACGAAGGAAATCCATGATGAACCTCAGGGAGGAGATGAAACGGTACTCACATTGAGAATGGTCGTCGGTGCAGATCTCGAACCAGACTGGTGCTTATTTTCAGAACGAGCAACAGCGGAAGGGCTGGAGAAGAGATTACTGTGGAAGCACCGGGAGCAGTTAAGCCCTACTCGTCTTGGGGCTACCTCGCATCATCATCTGGCATGGGGCAACCGCTCAGTGCTGAATAAATTATCTGCAGAAGATTTTGATATCAGTTCAACGTTGGCAGAACTGTCCCGACAGACGCGACACAACTTTGCTGCCCGGCAACTACCGCAGTTGGATAACATCCTGACCGAGGTCAGAACCATTGCAAATGAGTTAGGCGTTCAGGTCGGAGAACTTAAAGCGTTGCTGGACGTGAATGGCGTCTCCCTTTCTAACAGCGCAATCAGCCTGCATAACAGTGATAACACGCCACTGAGAATGCTTGGAACAGGATCAACCCGATTGCTGGTGAGCGGCTTACAAAAAGCTGTCGGAAGTCCGGGGATCATACTGGTTGATGAAGCAGAGTACGGGCTGGAGCCTTACAGAATCAGCCGACTCTTGCATCAACTGGGGTCTCGTGATGATGAACCCGCTTCGCAGGTGTTCATCACCACCCATTCCCCATATGTTCTCAGGGAACTCAAGGCAACCCAGCTCTGTGTGTTGCGAAAACTAGAACAACCAGCCCCAGAGCCTTCACACAATTTTCTGACACTAAGTGGAGACGATCAGGAACAAGCTACCTTAAGGGCCTGCGCTGAAGCCTTTTTCAGCAAAGCCGTAATTGTGGGCGAAGGTGGAACTGAGGTTGGTTTTATCAGAGGGCTGGACTTGTCCAGACAATGCAGGAGAAGAACAGGCTTTCAGGATCAGGGGGCCTTTGCTACAGATGGTGGCGGCGGGGACAATTATTTCAAACGCGCCGAGGTTTTTGCACAACTGGGATATCGTACTGCCTTATTAAAAGATTCAGATATCACCACACCTGCACACAGGCAACAGACAGAACACTGCCGGGCCAGTGGCGTGACCATTTTTGAATGGGGTAATGATTTTTCAACAGAGGGTGCCCTGCTAGCCTGGTGCCCTGCTGAGACTATCCGTGACATCGTTCTTCTTGCTGCGGCTCTGAACAGCCAACAACAGGTGGATCAGCACATTCAGAACTGCTCCCAGGGGGCTTATAACTTTGACACATGCACAGGTGAACCAACAGAAGAAATGAGAACGCCAGTGGCTCACGCTGCAGGCAAATATGGCTGGTTTAAAACGATCGGGAAGGCTGAGGATCTAGCGGAGAATATCGTGGGTCCGGTCATCAATCAGTTTTCGCTACCATTCAAAACAATTATAAGAGATCTGCTGGCATGGGCTGCGGAAAACGGTGACCCACGATGA
- a CDS encoding TIR domain-containing protein yields MDKGIDILLYVALSEEFDVVIEMLGPDFKSQEQIDVALTGFFGKIASPTLNRNFEVAVFAAGKMGNTRSASLTSALIEKLNPANIVVLGIAGSLVNDMEPGDVFIPDTVNEYMANSATLGEGKNWSFTTSGNQFQSSLRLLNRFQFFAHTNRDYYKRWQQDTQNFRAELISEEIKLALASKDLILRGSCKLFAGDDRKLASGPVVGKGTGFVDWIIREHDRKVAALEMESAGVHDAATVRTPAPRAVAIRGISDYADTRKEKIEDAAKGKFRDLSARNAVSFFIHTVRAGLFGSEAELVQVAPSSESDVPLDSRVKSVFVIGGHTGETADADAELPRLHKVSLTLGHVLAKAGVQLLICSPFPDSVDYYAAMGYADAKCGGVIQFHSPTHSTVEEKRCLLRKTLGRPGLVIQDWNYPGPEGNEEDVWFQSWFLAQIQALEKADVVVALGGKVSQTASTLLHLAEAKGLPIIPFAFLGGVAQRSYERRDWSRLNPGFDSSILCDIDGVEHTIEIANRLMLDRMQSSPCPERPKVVFVSFAHQDSAMANALRAALLKEGIEVLVGDEEIRPDQMITATIEQAVLRSDVCAILWSRQYAQSPWCYDEMSLAINQQEYGKIKVWLFNLDDSPIVPAQARKLPAISVRSGHAMHHCVGELLGKS; encoded by the coding sequence ATGGATAAGGGTATCGATATCCTGCTGTATGTGGCTCTAAGCGAGGAGTTTGATGTTGTCATAGAGATGCTAGGGCCTGATTTTAAATCACAAGAGCAGATAGATGTTGCTCTGACAGGTTTCTTTGGCAAAATCGCCTCGCCTACTCTTAACAGAAACTTCGAAGTGGCAGTGTTCGCAGCTGGGAAGATGGGCAACACCCGATCCGCTAGTCTTACTTCAGCACTTATCGAGAAGCTGAATCCTGCCAATATCGTGGTGCTGGGCATAGCAGGATCACTGGTAAACGACATGGAGCCCGGCGATGTATTTATTCCGGACACTGTGAATGAGTACATGGCAAATTCTGCAACCCTTGGGGAGGGTAAGAACTGGAGCTTTACCACTTCAGGTAACCAATTTCAAAGCTCGTTGAGGCTACTCAATAGGTTTCAATTCTTCGCACACACTAACAGAGACTATTACAAGCGGTGGCAGCAAGACACGCAAAATTTCAGGGCTGAGCTCATCTCAGAAGAGATAAAGCTCGCCCTTGCTAGTAAAGACCTGATCCTGCGCGGTAGCTGCAAGCTATTTGCCGGTGATGATCGCAAGTTGGCCAGCGGCCCAGTAGTAGGTAAGGGCACAGGGTTTGTGGATTGGATCATCCGCGAACATGATCGTAAGGTTGCGGCGCTAGAAATGGAGTCGGCAGGAGTGCATGATGCTGCGACTGTTCGTACTCCAGCCCCGCGGGCCGTGGCCATTCGCGGCATTTCTGACTACGCGGACACAAGAAAAGAAAAAATTGAGGACGCCGCGAAAGGTAAGTTTCGAGATTTGTCCGCAAGGAACGCTGTTTCGTTTTTTATTCACACGGTTCGAGCTGGATTGTTCGGATCAGAGGCAGAATTGGTGCAAGTCGCGCCTTCTTCAGAGTCGGATGTTCCGCTTGATTCTCGGGTGAAATCTGTATTCGTCATAGGTGGTCACACCGGTGAGACCGCTGATGCTGATGCTGAACTTCCACGTTTGCACAAGGTGTCGTTGACCCTTGGCCATGTTCTCGCGAAAGCAGGAGTGCAGCTACTTATATGTAGCCCGTTTCCTGATTCGGTCGACTACTACGCAGCAATGGGCTATGCGGACGCTAAGTGTGGTGGTGTAATCCAGTTCCATAGTCCCACCCATTCAACGGTTGAGGAAAAGCGATGCCTTCTACGCAAAACACTCGGACGGCCTGGGCTCGTAATCCAGGATTGGAACTACCCTGGCCCAGAGGGCAATGAGGAAGATGTATGGTTCCAGTCTTGGTTTTTGGCCCAGATTCAGGCACTGGAGAAGGCTGACGTGGTTGTTGCTCTTGGAGGGAAGGTTTCGCAAACGGCTAGTACACTTTTGCATCTTGCTGAGGCCAAAGGTCTTCCAATCATTCCGTTCGCATTTCTTGGTGGAGTGGCGCAGCGCTCATACGAGCGCCGGGATTGGTCGCGACTTAATCCGGGATTTGACTCAAGCATTTTGTGCGACATTGATGGCGTTGAACATACGATTGAGATCGCTAATAGGCTTATGTTAGATCGAATGCAGTCGAGTCCCTGCCCAGAGAGACCGAAAGTGGTCTTCGTAAGTTTTGCTCATCAGGACTCAGCAATGGCGAATGCACTGCGTGCTGCCCTATTAAAAGAGGGTATTGAGGTCTTGGTTGGTGACGAGGAAATCAGGCCAGATCAGATGATCACAGCAACCATCGAGCAAGCGGTTCTCCGCAGCGATGTTTGTGCTATTCTTTGGAGCCGCCAGTATGCCCAGAGTCCGTGGTGCTATGACGAAATGAGTCTAGCAATAAACCAGCAGGAATATGGCAAGATCAAGGTATGGCTTTTTAATCTAGACGATTCTCCGATTGTCCCGGCTCAGGCGCGCAAGCTGCCTGCTATCTCTGTTAGGAGCGGTCATGCGATGCACCATTGTGTGGGTGAGCTTTTGGGCAAGTCGTAG
- a CDS encoding sugar-binding transcriptional regulator, with amino-acid sequence MTTDNSDDLRLMVKIAQLYYEQDMTQAQIARELGIYRTTISRLLKRSREQGIVTIAINYDYNDNLWLEQQLKQKFDLKEAVVISGKNAPEEVQLNLMGLQGAQMLERLLKPGDIIGFSWGRAVHALVENLPQFSQSRQLICVPVIGGPSGKLESRYHVNTLAYAAAAKLKAESYLADFPALLDNPLIRNGIMQSGHFKSISGYWENLDIALVGIGSPAISNGANWHAFYGDEASEDLHARKVAGDICSRFYDIEGKAMETSMSEKTLSIEMHKLKRARYSVGIALGENKYSGILGALKGKYINCLISNREIAELLLNQSS; translated from the coding sequence ATGACCACAGATAACAGCGACGACCTTCGGCTGATGGTAAAAATCGCACAACTCTATTATGAGCAAGATATGACCCAGGCACAGATTGCGCGGGAACTGGGGATTTATCGTACCACCATCAGTCGGCTTTTGAAGCGGAGTCGTGAGCAGGGCATCGTCACTATTGCCATCAACTACGATTACAACGATAACCTGTGGCTGGAGCAGCAGCTTAAGCAGAAGTTCGATCTGAAAGAGGCCGTGGTGATCAGCGGTAAAAACGCTCCGGAAGAGGTACAGCTCAATCTTATGGGTTTACAGGGTGCTCAGATGCTGGAGCGGTTACTCAAGCCTGGCGACATTATTGGTTTTTCATGGGGGCGTGCGGTTCATGCACTGGTCGAAAACCTGCCACAGTTCAGCCAGTCTCGCCAGCTTATCTGTGTCCCTGTGATTGGTGGACCTTCAGGCAAGCTGGAAAGTCGTTACCACGTGAACACTTTGGCTTATGCCGCGGCAGCAAAACTGAAAGCTGAATCTTATCTTGCTGACTTTCCCGCCCTGCTGGATAACCCGTTAATCCGTAACGGTATTATGCAGTCAGGCCACTTCAAATCGATTTCCGGGTACTGGGAAAATCTGGACATTGCATTGGTGGGGATTGGCTCTCCCGCCATCAGCAATGGGGCAAACTGGCACGCCTTCTATGGCGATGAAGCCAGTGAGGATTTGCACGCCCGCAAGGTCGCAGGAGATATCTGCTCACGATTTTACGATATTGAGGGCAAGGCGATGGAAACCAGCATGAGTGAAAAAACACTTTCCATTGAAATGCACAAGTTAAAACGGGCCCGTTATTCAGTCGGAATCGCCCTGGGGGAAAATAAATACAGCGGCATTCTGGGCGCATTGAAGGGGAAATATATCAATTGCCTGATCAGTAACCGGGAAATAGCTGAATTACTACTAAACCAAAGTTCATAA
- a CDS encoding UvrD-helicase domain-containing protein has translation MSVDAVLNASKGLIVAPAGCGKTHLIIEALGFAQSKPYLVLTHTTAGVTALKKRLSRFAIPPRNYVVTTIDGWALKIAGCFPGLCPLDVGSENPTVFYPSLRRAVRNLVVNGNISEIITATYSRLLVDEYQDCNSEQHELTCALSRLLPTIVFGDPMQCIFSFSGPMPDWNRTVETFFPTLATLQTPWRWNNAQTPDLGQWILEQRHRLLRRERIDLRSCPDYVRFHPLSRNHNDNIQRQQREYYSLLRQFPDDSVLVMGDSRRASSRHQFAQRINGLDVVEPVDLSDVMRMATSLDEANAANVMPNLLQAAAELMTNVGISATLRRIASIQAGRNRTLPSSLENALVELALVPTRHNMRTTLLLLEEKDETRVFRAGALQVLKDAINLSISSPEKSIRKSASVIREQRRYQGEGRVSHRSIGSTLLLKGLECDHALILNVGNMGASDLYVALSRGAKSVTVFSDLDEFTP, from the coding sequence ATGAGTGTGGATGCCGTTTTAAACGCCAGTAAAGGTCTGATTGTAGCGCCAGCGGGATGCGGCAAAACCCACCTGATTATTGAAGCTCTTGGTTTTGCGCAAAGTAAGCCGTATCTCGTGCTGACTCACACAACCGCAGGTGTAACGGCACTCAAAAAGCGACTGAGCCGTTTTGCAATTCCTCCGCGGAACTATGTTGTGACAACAATCGATGGATGGGCTCTGAAAATAGCCGGCTGCTTTCCGGGATTGTGTCCGCTTGATGTGGGTTCTGAAAATCCAACCGTTTTCTACCCTTCTCTTCGCCGTGCCGTACGGAATCTGGTTGTTAACGGTAATATTAGCGAAATCATCACAGCTACTTATTCGCGTTTGCTGGTCGATGAATACCAGGACTGCAATAGCGAGCAACATGAACTGACTTGTGCGCTTTCACGTTTGCTACCAACGATAGTCTTTGGTGACCCGATGCAGTGTATCTTCAGCTTCAGCGGCCCTATGCCAGACTGGAACCGGACAGTTGAAACTTTTTTCCCTACTCTGGCAACCTTACAAACGCCCTGGCGCTGGAACAATGCACAAACGCCAGATTTGGGTCAATGGATCCTTGAACAAAGACATCGCTTACTTCGCCGGGAGCGTATCGACTTGAGATCCTGTCCTGACTATGTCCGTTTTCATCCTCTTTCACGAAATCACAATGACAATATCCAGCGCCAGCAGCGCGAATATTACTCGCTGCTGCGCCAGTTTCCCGACGATTCAGTCTTAGTCATGGGTGATTCACGAAGAGCGTCATCTAGGCATCAATTTGCACAACGAATCAATGGACTTGATGTTGTCGAACCCGTGGATCTGAGTGACGTGATGAGAATGGCCACATCCCTTGATGAGGCTAATGCTGCCAACGTAATGCCAAATCTATTGCAGGCTGCAGCTGAGCTGATGACAAATGTTGGTATTAGCGCAACCCTACGCAGAATTGCTTCTATTCAGGCCGGGCGAAACAGAACACTCCCTTCTTCGCTTGAAAATGCATTAGTAGAGCTTGCTTTGGTACCTACCCGACATAATATGCGAACAACGCTTCTCTTGCTCGAAGAGAAGGACGAGACTCGCGTATTCAGGGCCGGTGCTTTACAGGTTCTAAAAGATGCAATAAACCTGTCCATTAGCTCACCCGAAAAAAGCATTCGTAAGTCAGCTTCTGTCATTCGTGAACAACGCAGATATCAGGGTGAAGGACGCGTATCGCACCGTTCAATAGGTTCAACTCTTCTTCTTAAAGGACTGGAATGTGATCATGCGCTGATACTGAATGTGGGCAATATGGGGGCAAGTGATTTGTATGTTGCGCTCTCCAGGGGGGCTAAATCTGTTACGGTCTTCTCGGATCTTGATGAATTCACACCCTGA
- a CDS encoding mannose/fructose/sorbose PTS transporter subunit IIA, translated as MVNALFCAHGKLASAMLESVQMVYGTTSVQAVEFVPGENASDIVAKLEQLISLNREAEWLIAVDLQCGSPWNAAASLAMHNARLRVISGLSLPLALELVDNQNSMNIDELCNHLTKIALQTCVVWQPLEIAEEDF; from the coding sequence ATGGTTAATGCACTATTTTGCGCGCACGGCAAACTCGCCAGTGCCATGCTGGAGTCGGTGCAGATGGTTTATGGCACCACCAGCGTACAGGCAGTGGAGTTTGTCCCCGGTGAAAACGCCAGCGATATTGTGGCAAAGCTGGAACAGTTAATCAGCCTGAACAGGGAAGCAGAGTGGTTAATTGCAGTGGATTTACAGTGCGGAAGCCCCTGGAATGCCGCCGCCTCGCTGGCAATGCATAATGCACGTCTAAGAGTCATCAGTGGGCTTTCATTACCCCTGGCGCTGGAGTTAGTGGATAACCAGAACAGTATGAATATTGATGAGCTCTGTAATCATCTCACTAAGATCGCACTTCAAACCTGTGTGGTCTGGCAACCTCTGGAAATCGCTGAGGAGGATTTCTGA
- a CDS encoding SDR family oxidoreductase — MKTWLNLQDKIIIVTGGASGIGLAIVEELLEQGANVQMADISGDKSEHRDGRLYRFWPTDISSFSQVKNTVEEIIQHFGRIDGLVNNAGVNLPRLLVDEKSPSGRYELNEAVFEKMVNINQKGVFMMSQAVARQMVKQRSGTIVNVSSESGLEGSEGQSCYAATKAALNSFTRSWSKELGKHGIRVVGVAPGILEKTGLRTPEYEEALAWTRNITVEQLREGYTKNSIPIGRAGRLTEVADYVSFLLSERASYITGVTTNIAGGKTRG; from the coding sequence ATGAAAACATGGTTAAACTTACAGGACAAGATCATTATTGTCACCGGCGGCGCCTCAGGAATAGGTCTGGCAATAGTAGAGGAATTACTTGAACAAGGCGCGAATGTCCAGATGGCAGACATCAGCGGCGACAAGAGTGAACATCGGGATGGCCGTCTTTACCGATTCTGGCCAACGGATATTTCCAGTTTCAGTCAGGTTAAAAACACTGTTGAAGAGATTATTCAACACTTTGGCCGTATTGATGGTCTGGTCAATAATGCTGGAGTTAACCTCCCCCGTTTGCTGGTTGATGAGAAGTCCCCTTCGGGACGGTATGAATTAAATGAAGCCGTTTTTGAGAAGATGGTCAATATTAATCAGAAAGGCGTCTTTATGATGTCGCAAGCTGTAGCACGCCAGATGGTAAAACAGCGCAGCGGCACGATTGTTAATGTCTCTTCGGAAAGCGGCCTGGAAGGCTCAGAAGGTCAGAGTTGTTATGCCGCAACCAAGGCCGCACTCAACAGTTTTACCCGCTCATGGTCCAAAGAATTGGGCAAACATGGCATCCGGGTCGTGGGCGTGGCGCCTGGCATCCTGGAAAAAACCGGGCTGCGCACGCCGGAATATGAAGAGGCGCTGGCATGGACACGCAATATAACCGTTGAGCAGCTACGTGAAGGTTACACCAAAAATTCAATCCCGATTGGTCGTGCGGGCCGCCTGACAGAAGTGGCTGATTACGTCAGTTTTCTGCTTTCAGAACGGGCCAGCTACATAACCGGTGTAACCACGAATATTGCAGGCGGTAAAACCCGCGGCTGA
- a CDS encoding DEAD/DEAH box helicase family protein, which translates to MTVSVIPQYKPLIAEFKDIDNLSSSDFEIFVRDLFVASGWTDAEITQTGKEFKHGDGGVDIFAWKGRRKFAIEVKQRQLGTTVDVKALNQLVTGATLANVTYKILVTNSWFTSEVKARALRLGVELIDRDELQNLWVIKHSEIGRDIKPRTYQQDVINEALALHAAGKSKLLIEMATGLGKTYTVAHLIKRLIQQNSRRPRVLFLAHQVEILLQSVTAFKNVLGIGNYSFSACFGGTHPEETDFVFASFDTLYSKLDALSAGAFDYVIVDEAHHTLAKTYSAVVSLFQPQLLIGLTATPYRTDNRDVVSFFGGADGHIGKFDLVWALKNKKLAFPKYLVLLDDLDQDKIDQLESGLSLSDIDKLLFLHKKDHEIVRLIDKTVTEQGIEDVKGIIFCRNIQHMNHLIAFFEPGTATLVHSKMYDQERRENIRLFREGDYKYILVCDLFNEGIDIPETNLLIFMRYTGSRTIWLQQLGRGLRKTPNKEFVHVLDFVGSLERLNEIKGLAKEIEQQPRYHDSTIDDPEEMDAPGVYHDTSLEVQFSAEAAKVLALLEDMKMQLNSRDVLLDKLRRYREKNDELPSIAELEQELDDVSFDQIATHFGSYLSYLTAAFNEDVDIPSMRTRLIEFLDTFIGENNMAPSFYTISLNFGVNPLYEFSEKETQQLLPDYDNLVSARIKVTAPQDVSDMPVKEVEVCPWIETYRGQPLNLVSFKQLPSDVQEQIKNKYQSAFVFLKKLKDAL; encoded by the coding sequence ATGACGGTTTCTGTCATTCCGCAGTACAAACCTTTAATCGCGGAATTTAAAGACATTGATAATCTTTCCTCTTCGGACTTTGAAATTTTCGTTCGCGATTTGTTTGTTGCATCGGGATGGACCGATGCCGAAATTACCCAAACAGGCAAAGAATTCAAACACGGTGATGGCGGGGTCGATATTTTCGCCTGGAAAGGGAGGCGAAAGTTTGCCATTGAGGTGAAACAGCGCCAACTGGGTACGACAGTAGATGTGAAGGCTCTTAATCAACTAGTTACCGGCGCCACGCTGGCAAATGTTACCTATAAAATTTTAGTTACCAACTCCTGGTTTACCTCTGAAGTGAAGGCGCGGGCGTTACGACTCGGCGTTGAGTTGATAGACAGGGATGAGTTGCAAAATCTGTGGGTCATTAAGCATTCCGAGATTGGCCGTGACATTAAGCCACGAACTTACCAGCAGGATGTGATTAACGAAGCCCTTGCACTTCATGCGGCAGGAAAGTCAAAACTGCTGATTGAAATGGCGACGGGATTAGGCAAAACCTATACCGTTGCCCACTTAATTAAGCGCTTAATCCAACAAAATAGCCGCAGGCCAAGAGTGCTATTTCTGGCACATCAGGTCGAGATTTTACTGCAATCTGTTACCGCATTTAAAAACGTTTTGGGCATTGGTAACTACAGTTTTTCTGCCTGTTTCGGCGGCACACATCCCGAAGAGACAGATTTCGTCTTTGCGTCATTTGATACGCTCTATAGCAAACTCGATGCGTTATCTGCAGGGGCATTTGATTACGTCATTGTCGATGAAGCCCACCATACGCTGGCAAAAACCTATTCTGCGGTGGTGTCGCTTTTCCAGCCGCAACTCCTGATTGGCCTAACCGCGACCCCGTACCGGACGGATAATCGCGATGTAGTGAGTTTCTTTGGTGGCGCCGATGGGCATATCGGTAAATTCGATCTGGTTTGGGCACTCAAAAATAAAAAACTGGCATTCCCCAAATATCTTGTCCTGCTTGACGATCTGGATCAGGATAAGATCGACCAGCTTGAGAGCGGTCTTTCTCTATCCGATATCGATAAACTGCTTTTTTTGCATAAAAAAGATCATGAGATTGTCCGCCTCATCGACAAAACAGTGACTGAGCAGGGGATAGAGGACGTAAAAGGGATCATCTTTTGCCGGAATATCCAGCATATGAATCATCTTATTGCGTTCTTTGAGCCCGGCACGGCTACCCTTGTACACTCAAAAATGTATGACCAGGAACGGCGAGAAAATATTCGATTGTTCAGGGAAGGGGATTATAAATACATTTTGGTTTGCGACCTTTTCAATGAAGGTATTGATATTCCCGAAACCAACCTATTGATCTTTATGCGTTATACCGGGTCACGTACAATCTGGTTACAGCAGTTAGGACGTGGGTTGCGCAAAACGCCAAATAAAGAGTTTGTTCATGTCTTAGATTTTGTTGGATCCCTTGAGCGGTTGAATGAGATTAAGGGCCTAGCAAAAGAGATTGAACAGCAGCCAAGGTATCACGACAGCACTATTGATGATCCGGAGGAGATGGACGCGCCCGGGGTTTACCATGATACTTCACTGGAGGTGCAATTCAGCGCAGAGGCGGCGAAAGTACTGGCTCTGCTGGAAGACATGAAAATGCAGCTTAATAGCCGCGATGTACTGCTGGATAAGTTGCGCCGATATCGCGAAAAAAATGACGAGTTGCCCTCCATTGCAGAACTGGAACAAGAGTTAGATGACGTTAGCTTTGATCAAATTGCCACCCATTTCGGCTCATATTTGAGCTACCTGACAGCCGCATTCAATGAAGACGTGGATATTCCTTCCATGCGCACGAGACTGATTGAATTTCTCGATACCTTTATCGGGGAGAACAATATGGCACCAAGTTTTTACACGATTTCATTGAATTTCGGCGTGAACCCGTTGTACGAATTCAGCGAAAAAGAGACTCAACAGCTTCTGCCAGATTACGACAACCTTGTCAGTGCCCGAATTAAAGTGACAGCCCCGCAGGACGTGAGTGATATGCCGGTGAAGGAAGTGGAAGTTTGCCCGTGGATCGAAACGTACCGGGGACAGCCTTTGAACCTTGTCAGCTTTAAGCAATTACCGTCGGATGTGCAGGAACAGATTAAGAACAAATATCAATCGGCATTCGTGTTTCTCAAAAAGCTAAAAGACGCGCTTTAA
- a CDS encoding PA4780 family RIO1-like protein kinase: protein MKIPNRIQPLVDDGLIDEVLQRLKSGKEADVYTVLCGDKIQCAKVYKEATQRSFKQAVQYQEGRKNRNSRNTRAMQKGSKFGRKQQEESWQMAEVNALFRLADAGVRVPQPYICVDGVLLMELVTDADGAVAPRLGDVILSEESAVADFHTMIRNIVRMLCAGIVHGDLSEFNVLLDAQGPVIIDLPQAVDAAANNLAASMFERDVNNITAYYGQFAPQLLQTRYAKEIWLLYEDGKLTPETPLTGLFVEDNHEVDMGSLMDEIISAEDEYYDRQRAIKERDDE, encoded by the coding sequence ATGAAAATCCCAAACAGAATCCAGCCTCTGGTCGACGATGGCCTGATAGATGAAGTGCTTCAGCGACTCAAAAGCGGTAAAGAAGCAGATGTGTACACCGTTTTATGTGGCGACAAGATCCAGTGTGCCAAGGTGTACAAAGAAGCTACGCAGCGCAGCTTCAAGCAGGCGGTGCAGTATCAGGAAGGACGTAAAAACCGTAATTCCCGCAACACCCGTGCGATGCAAAAAGGCTCGAAATTTGGACGCAAGCAACAGGAAGAGTCCTGGCAAATGGCGGAAGTCAACGCGTTGTTCCGTCTGGCTGATGCCGGAGTCCGCGTGCCCCAGCCTTACATCTGTGTTGATGGTGTGTTGCTGATGGAGCTGGTCACGGACGCTGATGGCGCGGTTGCTCCACGCCTTGGTGATGTGATCTTATCCGAAGAAAGTGCCGTTGCTGATTTCCATACGATGATCCGCAATATCGTACGCATGTTATGTGCCGGCATTGTCCATGGTGATTTGTCAGAGTTTAACGTGCTGCTTGATGCGCAGGGACCGGTGATTATCGACCTGCCACAGGCTGTAGATGCTGCCGCCAATAATCTTGCCGCTTCCATGTTTGAACGTGACGTTAATAACATCACGGCTTACTACGGTCAGTTTGCCCCGCAACTCTTGCAGACACGTTATGCAAAAGAGATCTGGCTGTTATATGAAGATGGAAAATTAACGCCAGAAACGCCGCTGACCGGTCTGTTTGTAGAAGATAACCATGAAGTGGATATGGGCTCGCTGATGGATGAAATCATTTCAGCAGAAGATGAATATTATGATCGCCAGCGGGCCATTAAAGAGCGCGACGATGAGTAA